One region of Armigeres subalbatus isolate Guangzhou_Male chromosome 3, GZ_Asu_2, whole genome shotgun sequence genomic DNA includes:
- the LOC134222107 gene encoding uncharacterized protein LOC134222107 — MQMENEMQEREKRQEQALLEKSLREQQEHLDQMEQMRMQYEAKMAVVNEKLNTSRIAKQKPVRKQDYVDHLKKKAMHEKPSGSKVCGSGKKPKKPEPEELDEREGNSEEENEKSGDSEVEESSEEDSTKSCDSEEEQENEESDESCEEESENESDENERAASRKSSRNVVPHGLGRKPAGPTKAQLSARNGISRKLPIFSGKPEDWPLFIGSYETSNEACGYNNIENLVRLQECLKGPALESVRGQLLLPKSVPKVIEKLRQLYGRPEQLLHFHLEKVNRLDSPQAERLETFIPFGNAVEQLCDHLEAANLMQHLVNPLLLQSLLEKLPSSEKREWVRFKSAKKKVNLRTFSKFLSQIVAEVCEANAGTSMKAGDSRPAKVGRGGMKEKGALYNHSTPASPKDSTPLGNPPAGGVKPCKACKRTDHRLRFCQDFKAMSFADRMKVVEKGKLCRVCLNDHGRAPCKFKIRCDVGECHDRHNPLLHPGGSRVMMNTHFEVQGTIIFRMIPVTLHSGKREVKTLAFLDEGASITLVERSLTNKLGVEGVHEPLTITWTSDVTRDERNSTKMNLFVSSSGSEGKLLLKAVQTVKQLLLPKQSIDAIEMNASYRYLRDVPFTSYSSQRPGMLIGLNNLHAIAPMNAKVGQPGEPIAVKSKLGWTIYGPTKRRQEVRNFVGYHHPVSNEDLHNLLREHYALEESVVGVSQESEEEKRAQEILERTTVRVGDRFETGMLWKVEYPKFPNSYPMAVRRLKQLEQRLGKTPELFAKVRMQIEEYQQKGYTHLATPEELAKFDPSSSWFLPISVVLNPKKPGKVRIVWDAAAMVNSVSLNSQLLTGPDLLTPLPKVINRFRERPIGFGGDIREMYHQLRIRAADKSAQLFLFRNSPEEAPRVYVMDVATFGSKCSPSQAQFIKNKNAMEFSVQFSEAAEAIIEKHYVDDYFDSVDTVEKAIDRAKECSSQGARRRECVAKVHFNRDKETGTERVLGIVWDPTQDEFSFSMEHRQNVKPYLLEGVRPTKRIVLSSVMGFFDPLGLLTPFTVYGKMLVQDLWRAGCDWDDEIDDGALDKWDRWTGLLPMVTDVRIPRCYFGRTHSSSIESLELHIFTDASIHAYGCAAYFRAIVDGRVRCSLAMSRSKVCPLKLQSVPRLELMAAVLGARMIHTVKNNHSLPIEKHILWSDSQTVLSWIRSDQHKYNQFVAFRIGEVVELTTAGDWRYVPSEQNIADVVTKWGPGPPLSSDGPWFSGPEFLHWPESMLPKQEKVDSDDPEEMKACVLFHHGSLSSPLINVQVTTRWEKLIRIAANVFRFIDNCRRKSKGEQILVSKANNSLVRLIRGDPRSIVQPLRQEELKLGEYILLRQAQRDGFPEEVKILEIRRDYKVTRKIEKSSWLYKLRPIIDTDGVIRLDGRLALADVLPFDKRYPIILPRQHDVTKMIIQNYHEKFGHANRETVFNELRQGSTFRSFDR; from the exons ATGCAAATGGAGAACGAGATGCAAGAGAGAGAAAAAAGGCAGGAGCAAGCGTTGCTGGAAAAGTCGCTTCGAGAGCAACAAGAGCATTTGGATCAAATGGAGCAAATGCGTATGCAATACGAAGCGAAGATGGCCGTGGTGAATGAAAAATTGAATACCTCTAGGATAGCAAAGCAGAAACCGGTGAGAAAGCAAGATTACGTGGATCATCTGAAAAAGAAAGCAATGCATGAAAAGCCAAGTGGATCGAAGGTATGCGGAAGCGGAAAGAAGCCGAAAAAACCCGAACCTGAGGAACTGGATGAACGAGAAGGGAACTCAGAGGAAGAAAACGAGAAGTCGGGCGATTCCGAAGTAGAAGAGAGCTCAGAGGAGGACAGCACGAAGTCATGCGATTCCGAAGAGGAACAGGAAAATGAGGAATCTGATGAATCGTGCGAAGAAGAATCGGAAAATGAATCAGACGAAAATGAGAGAGCAGCCAGTAGGAAAAGTAGCAGGAACGTTGTTCCACATGGGCTGGGGCGGAAACCAGCGGGCCCGACAAAAGCACAACTATCTGCGCGAAATGGGATCTCCCGAAAACTTCCAATTTTTTCTGGAAAACCAGAAGATTGGCCGTTGTTTATTGGCAGTTATGAAACGTCGAACGAGGCCTGCGGATACAATAACATTGAGAACCTCGTTCGTCTGCAGGAATGTCTCAAAGGACCAGCATTGGAGAGTGTTCGAGGACAGCTACTATTACCGAAATCTGTCCCAAAGGTTATTGAGAAGCTGCGACAACTTTATGGCCGACCGGAGCAGTTGCTACATTTCCACTTGGAGAAAGTGAACCGCTTGGACTCGCCACAGGCTGAACGATTGGAGACGTTTATTCCCTTTGGTAACGCTGTGGAGCAACTGTGTGATCACCTGGAAGCGGCGAACTTGATGCAACACTTGGTAAATCCACTGTTACTACAAAGTTTGCTAGAAAAGTTACCTTCCTCAGAAAAGAGAGAATGGGTCCGCTTCAAGAGCGCTAAGAAGAAAGTGAACCTGAGAAcattttccaaatttctttCTCAAATTGTAGCGGAGGTCTGCGAAGCTAACGCGGGCACCTCGATGAAAGCTGGTGATTCTCGTCCCGCCAAGGTTGGTAGAGGAGGCATGAAGGAGAAAGGCGCTCTCTACAACCACAGTACACCAGCAAGTCCCAAAGATAGCACACctctaggaaatcctccagcTGGTGGCGTAAAGCCATGCAAAGCTTGCAAACGCACAGATCATCGGTTGCGGTTTTGCCAAGACTTCAAGGCCATGTCTTTCGCTGATCGAATGAAGGTCGTTGAGAAAGGAAAACTATGTAGGGTGTGCCTGAATGACCATGGGAGAGCACCGTGCAAGTTTAAAATCCGCTGTGACGTAGGTGAATGCCACGATCGACACAACCCTCTGTTGCATCCGGGGGGGTCAAGGGTTATGATGAACACCCACTTCGAAGTTCAAGGCACAATAATCTTCCGGATGATTCCCGTGACATTACACTCCGGAAAACGTGAGGTAAAAACGTTGGCATTTTTGGATGAAGGAGCGTCGATTACGTTGGTGGAGCGCTCGTTGACCAACAAACTGGGCGTTGAAGGAGTGCATGAACCGCTCACCATCACATGGACCTCCGACGTAACGCGCGACGAACGAAACTCAACAAAGATGAACCTGTTTGTgtcttcctccggaagtgaaGGAAAGCTGCTTCTGAAGGCAGTTCAGACGGTGAAACAACTTCTTCTGCCCAAGCAATCGATTGACGCCATCGAAATGAATGCATCGTACCGGTATCTTCGCGATGTACCGTTCACATCATATTCAAGTCAGCGACCGGGGATGTTGATAGGACTGAATAATCTTCACGCCATAGCACCGATGAATGCCAAGGTCGGTCAACCAGGGGAGCCAATCGCCGTAAAGTCCAAACTTGGTTGGACCATCTACGGACCGACGAAAAGGCGACAAGAAGTGCGGAATTTTGTCGGATATCACCACCCAGTGTCCAACGAAGATCTACACAACCTATTGAGAGAGCACTACGCCCTGGAAGAGTCCGTGGTGGGTGTGTCGCAGGAGTCGGAAGAAGAAAAGCGAGCTCAGGAAATTCTAGAGCGCACTACAGTCCGCGTAGGCGATCGTTTCGAGACCGGTATGTTGTGGAAAGTCGAGTATCCAAAGTTTCCGAACAGTTACCCGATGGCTGTGCGACGGTTAAAGCAGCTGGAACAGCGTTTAGGAAAGACACCGGAGTTGTTTGCTAAGGTACGCATGCAAATAGAAGAATATCAGCAGAAGGGATATACGCATCTAGCGACACCGGAAGAGTTGGCAAAGTTTGACCCTAGTTCGTCTTGGTTTCTACCTATCAGCGTCGTGCTGAACCCTAAGAAGCCTGGGAAGGTGCGAATAGTATGGGATGCAGCCGCGATGGTCAATAGCGTATCTTTGAACTCCCAGTTACTTACGGGTCCGGATCTACTCACTCCTCTTCCGAAAGTTATCAACCGATTTCGCGAGCGTCCAATTGGTTTCGGCGGCGATATTCGTGAGATGTACCACCAGCTACGGATTCGGGCCGCCGATAAGAGCGCACAGTTGTTCCTATTCCGGAATTCTCCAGAAGAAGCACCTCGTGTATACGTGATGGATGTCGCCACGTTTGGCTCGAAATGCTCCCCGAGTCAAGCCCAGTTTATAAAAAACAAGAATGCTATGGAATTTTCCGTACAGTTCTCAGAAGCCGCCGAAGCGATAATAGAAAAGCACTACGTCGACGACTATTTTGATAGTGTCGATACTGTCGAGAAAGCCATCGACAGAGCGAAGGAG TGCAGTTCTCAAGGAGCTAGGCGAAGAGAATGCGTCGCAAAAGTGCATTTCAACCGCGATAAGGAAACTGGAACTGAAAGGGTGCTCGGAATCGTCTGGGACCCAACACAAGATGAATTCTCGTTCTCGATGGAGCATCGGCAGAACGTGAAACCGTATCTGCTAGAAGGTGTGCGACCAACAAAGCGAATCGTTCTAAGCAGTGTTATGGGATTTTTCGACCCGTTGGGACTGCTTACGCCATTCACGGTTTACGGAAAGATGTTGGTGCAGGATTTATGGCGAGCCGGCTGCGATTGGGACGATGAAATAGATGATGGTGCCCTCGATAAATGGGATCGCTGGACGGGGCTGTTGCCGATGGTTACTGACGTTCGCATTCCCCGGTGCTACTTTGGCAGAACACATTCTTCGTCGATTGAATCCTTGGAACTCCACATTTTCACCGACGCAAGCATTCACGCATACGGTTGTGCTGCCTACTTTAGAGCCATCGTCGATGGAAGAGTGAGGTGTTCGCTAGCAATGTCTCGTTCAAAAGTGTGTCCACTCAAGTTGCAATCTGTCCCTCGTCTGGAACTGATGGCTGCAGTCCTCGGTGCGAGGATGATACATACGGTAAAGAACAACCATTCACTGCCCATAGAAAAGCACATCCTGTGGAGTGACTCTCAAACGGTGCTGAGCTGGATTCGGTCTGATCAACACAAATACAATCAGTTCGTCGCATTCAGAATTGGTGAGGTTGTGGAGCTAACGACGGCGGGTGACTGGAGATATGTTCCATCGGAACAAAACATCGCTGACGTTGTGACCAAATGGGGACCCGGGCCACCGTTGTCATCAGATGGACCGTGGTTTAGTGGACCCGAGTTTCTACACTGGCCGGAGAGTATGTTGCCGAAACAAGAAAAAGTGGATTCTGACGATCCGGAAGAGATGAAGGCCTGTGTGTTATTCCACCATGGTTCATTATCAAGTCCGCTTATCAACGTCCAGGTAACAACACGATGGGAGAAGCTGATCCGAATTGCTGCGAACGTCTTTCGCTTCATTGATAATTGTCGAAGAAAAAGTAAAGGAGAGCAAATCCTAGTATCGAAGGCCAACAATTCGCTAGTGCGGCTAATAAGGGGAGACCCAAGAAGCATCGTACAGCCGCTGCGTCAAGAAGAGCTCAAGTTGGGAGAGTATATTCTACTAAGACAGGCACAACGCGACGGGTTTCCAGAAGAGGTGAAGATATTGGAAATTAGAAGAGATTACAAAGTGACGAGGAAAATCGAAAAGTCAAGCTGGCTGTACAAGTTACGGCCGATAATCGACACTGATGGTGTGATCAGACTGGATGGGAGATTGGCCTTGGCAGATGTGCTGCCTTTCGACAAGAGGTATCCGATCATCCTGCCAAGACAGCACGACGTGACGAAGATGATTATTCAGAACTACCACGAGAAGTTTGGGCATGCAAATCGAGAGACTGTCTTCAACGAGCTACGTCAAGGTTCTACATTCCGAAGCTTCGATCGTTGA
- the LOC134222108 gene encoding uncharacterized protein LOC134222108: METKDTSSEVVVVESDNDTPIVDKQQHNAVEIGSSGILPSLTVVMVQLDDIIDFTNERDNMSRELKLKLLKLRNLVLAAKQEQEVLAARLEGCGKAEKSAQTAPFSFHSTTTMAQEALDFALRDRASADQKSRPTTVASKGEGRKKRARAKQASRPPEEGSQPDQDNLRSDGPWQTVVNKPKVKAAITRPARARQKGEALLIKTEKERYADVLKAMRSAEKLADLGKEVCSIRRTRAGEMILVLRKGSQANGTSYGAPAQEVLGESVEVRALHDEVTLQCKQLDEVTTSEEIASAIKDQGGVVVANASIRLRRGPQGTQIATVKLPAIDANKVIKVGKLKVGWSVCPVSLYQPPVVDKCFRCLEPGHKSWACKGPDRSNLCRRCGEEGHKAHTCEKQLLWQSVVEARTDVAILSDPYRIPADNGNWVADRSKSAAICTTGRYPIQEVLNTRAEGTVIAKINGVYYCSCYAPPRWPIEQFTEMVDRLTSDLVGSKPVVIAGDFNAWAIEWGSRFTNRRGQTLLEAFAKLDVVLCNEGSKSTFQRNGVESIIDVTFCSPSLVGDMQWMVDDGYTHSDHLAIRYRIGSEARRGSRRATPTTRSWKVAHFDGGTFSEAMGLEENTGSLSGDELVAVLSRACDATMPRKVRPRNCRPQVYWWSDEIAALRAACLRARRKTQRTRLAEVRAERIEQFKAARLALNKAIKESKKACFDRLCQRPKSNPWGAAYRVVMNKKSGTLAPPKRCPTRLKTIIEALFPHHGPTHWPPAARVANDEAVERVTVEEILTVAKSLDPSKAPGPDEIPNMALKAAITTNPNMFSKRLSSTLNRTRPAFS; this comes from the exons ATGGAGACGAAGGACACGAGTAGCGAAGTAGTCGTCGTGGAGAGCGATAACGATACGCCAATAGTCGATAAGCAGCAGCACAATGCAGTGGAGATAGGGTCGAGTGGCATCCTGCCGAGCTTGACCGTCGTCATGGTGCAACTCGATGACATTATCGACTTCACCAATGAACGGGACAATATGTCGAGGGAGCTGAAGCTGAAATTGCTTAAGCTTCGCAATTTGGTTCTTGCTGCCAAGCAAGAACAGGAAGTGCTTGCGGCCAGGCTGGAAGGCTGTGGTAAAGCGGAAAAGAGTGCACAGACTGCTCCCTTCTCCTTCCATAGTACCACAACCATGGCACAGGAGGCGTTAGATTTTGCCCTCAGAGACAGAGCG AGCGCAGACCAGAAGAGCAGGCCCACGACAGTCGCAAGCAAGGGTGAAGGGCGTAAGAAGAGAGCAAGGGCGAAACAAGCCAGTCGGCCACCGGAGGAGGGAAGCCAACCTGACCAAGACAACCTGCGGTCGGACGGTCCCTGGCAAACGGTAGTAAATAAACCGAAGGTGAAAGCGGCAATCACGCGCCCGGCGAGAGCCAGACAGAAGGGTGAAGCACTTCTCATTAAAACAGAGAAAGAGCGCTACGCCGACGTGCTCAAGGCGATGCGCAGCGCCGAGAAACTGGCGGACCTTGGTAAAGAGGTTTGTAGCATAAGGCGGACGAgagcgggcgagatgatccttgtcTTAAGGAAGGGCTCACAGGCGAACGGTACCTCATATGGAGCGCCAGcccaggaagtcctaggcgagagcgTAGAAGTGAGGGCTCTACACGACGAAGTGACTCTCCAATGCAAgcagctggacgaggtcacgacatCGGAAGAGATCGCCTCGGCCATCAAGGACCAAGGTGGAGTGGTGGTAGCAAATGCGTCCATCCGTCTGCGAAGAGGACCGCAGGGGACGCAGATTGCCACGGTGAAGTTACCGGCCATCGACGCTAACAAGGTGATCAAAGTTGGTAAGCTGAAAGTTGGCTGGTCAGTATGTCCAGTCAGCCTCTACCAACCACCGGTAGTCGACAAGTGCTTCCGGTGCCTCGAACCGGGACACAAATCGTGGGCGTGCAAAGGGCCGGATAGGAGTAACCTATGTAGGCGATGCGGCGAAGAGGGCCATAAGGCGCACACGTGCGAGAAA cagttgctgtggcagtcggtagtAGAAGCGAGAACGGACGTCGCTATCTTGTCggacccgtaccgcatccccGCGGATAATGGGAACTGGGTAGCGGATAGATCCAAATCAGCGGCGATTTGTACGACGGGAAGATACCCGATCCAGGAAGTGCTGAACACAAGAGCGGAGGGTACTGTTATAGCGAAAATAAATGGAGTGTACTACTgcagctgctacgccccaccaaggtggccgatAGAACAATTCACCGAGATGGTCGATCGGCTAACATCAGACCTAGTGGGTAGCAAGCCAGTAGTAATTGCAggagacttcaatgcgtgggcgatAGAGTGGGGAAGTCGCTTTACTAACCGGAGAGGGCAAACGCTGCTAGAGGCTTTCGCCAAGCTGGATGTCGTGCTGTGCAACGAAGGCTCCAAAAGTACCTTCCAGCGAAACGGAGTGGAATCGATAATAGACGTaacgttctgcagtccaagtTTGGTCGGTGATATGCAGTGGATGGTCGACGACGGTTACACCCACAGTGACCATCTAGCTATCCGGTACAGGATAGGCAGCGAGGCAAGAAGAGGCAGCCGGAGAGCTACTCCCACAACCCGGTCGTGGAAGGTCGCCCACTTCGACGGTGGGACCTTCAGTGAAGCTATGGGTCTGGAAGAAAACACGGGAAGTTTAAGCGGCGACGAACTGGTTGCGGTCCTGTCTCGAGCTTGTGACGCGACCATGCCGAGGAAGGTGCGACCACGGAACTGCAGGCcacaggtatactggtggagcgatgaaattgcagcccttcgaGCAGCCTGTCTCCGGGCTAGAAGAAAAACGCAAAGGACACGCTTGGCGGAAGTGAGGGCGGAACGCATCGAGCAATTCAAAGCAGCGAGACTGGCtctaaacaaggccatcaaagaaAGCAAGAAAGCCTGCTTCGACAGACTTTGCCAGAGGCCCAAGTCGAATCCTTGGGGAGCCGCCTATCGGGTGGTGATGAACAAAAAAAGCGGAACACTGGCTCCTCCCAAGCGATGTCCAACGAGGCTGAAGACTATAATCGAGGCACTATTCCCGCACCACGGCCCAACCCACTGGCCGCCAGCAGCGAGGGTAGCAAATGATGAAGCGGTGGAGAGGGTGACGGTAGAAGAGATATTGACGGTGGCAAAGTCCCTCGACCCGAGTAAAGCACCTGGTCCGGACGAGATCCCGAATATGGCATTGAAGGCAGCCATAACGACTAAcccgaacatgtttag CAAGCGCCTGTCATCGACGTTGAATCGCACTAGACCCGCTTTTAGCTAA